The genomic window CCGTCAACCCCGTCCCATCGATCTCCTCTGGCGCGGCTTTGCGGCCGGACGGCGCCCGCTGCCAGGCCTGGCACCACAGCTCGGGCGGCAGAGGGCGGTCGTGATGGGGCGAGGCCGGATTGCGGCAGAACGAGTGCAATCGGCTGACCTGGCCATCGCCGTTGCTTCTGAACACCTCCGAGAAGGCGCAAGCGTAGCAATCATGGCCGCGCAGTTGGCGCCAGGCGCGTCGGAGCATGCTCATGGGGTCGGGACCGGCTCGACCCGCCGCACGGTGATCAGATTGGTGGCGCCCGGCGTGCTGCCCGCGGCCGCCCCGGCGGTGATGACGACCAGATCGCCCTCGTTCACCAGCCCCTGCGCCCTGGCGGCGGCGATGGCGGTGGCGATCACGTCATCGGTGGAAGTGCGCCGCGCCCCCAACAGCGGATGGACGCCCCAGAACAGATTGAGCTGCCGTTGCACACCCGCATCCGGGGTGACGGCGACGACGGGCAGACCCGGCCGGAAGTGCGAGACCTGGCGGGCGGTATAACCGAAGATGGTGGGGACGATGAGGGCGGCGGCATTCAGGTTGATGGCCAGTTCGGCCGCAGCCTCGGCCATCGCCTGCACCACGGCATCGAAGCGCGCCGGCAGATCCGTGTTGCCACGGCGATCCAGCCGCGCCTCGGCCTTGCGCACGATGTGATCCATCGTCTCCACCGCCGCCACCGGATAGCGCCCCATCGCCGTTTCGCCCGACAGCATCACCGCATCCGTGCCATCCAGCACAGCGTTGGCCACATCACTGGCCTCGGCGCGGGTGGGGCGAGGATTGCGGATCATCGAATCCAGCATCTGCGTGGCGGTGATGACCGGCTTGCCGGCCCGGTTACAGAGCCGAATGATCTCCTTCTGGATCAGCGGCACCTCCTCCGTCGCCATCTCGATGCCCAAATCCCCGCGCGCTACCATGATGCCATCAGCGGCGGCGATGATCGACTCGATATTGGCCACGGCCTCCGGTTTCTCGATCTTGGCCACCACCCCCGGCAGCGGCGCCGAGCGCGCCCCCGCGCGGATCATCGCTTGCAGACGCAGCACTTCATCGGCGGTGCGCACAAACGAGAGTGCGACCCAGTCCAGACCCTGCTCCAGGGCAAAGGCCAGGTCGGCCTCGTCTTTGGCGGTGATGGCCGGGATGCGGGCATCGGCGCGGGGCAGGTTGATGCCCTTGTGCGAGAACAGCACGCCGCCCGTGATCACCCTGGCCGCGATGCCCTCCCCGTCCGTCGCCTCCACCGCCAGTGCCAGCAGGCCATCGTCGAGCAGGATGCGGTCGCCGGGCTGCACCAGCCGGGGGAGGTCAGGATAGTGGCAGGGGATGGCGTCCTCGCCGCCCGCCCCCAGCCTCACCCTTTGCCCGGCCGCCAGCGCCATCCCCGCCGCCGGCAGCTCTCCCACCCGCAGCTTCGGGCCTTGCAGGTCGCCCAGGATGGCAACAGGACGGCCCATCTCGGCGGCCAGAGCGCGCACGCGGGCGATTGCCTCGGCATGGGCGGCGTGGTCGCCGTGCGAAAAGTTGATGCGGGCGACATCCATCCCGGCTCCGATCAGCCGGGCAAGCACATCCGGGTCGGCGCTGGCCGGGCCGAGGGTGCAGACGATCTTGGTGAAACGCAAGGGGGCCTCCCTGGGGTCGAAAGGTGAATGCCGATGGCGCTCAGACGGGTTCTACTTGCTGCCTTTAGCCGGCCAGGGCCGGTTCCAGAGCCTGAGCAGGCGCCGGCGCTGGCTCATCGGGCGGCAGACCAATGATAACATCCTCCCCCGCCGTTGCCCGCGCCAGCGCCAGCCGCGCCTCTTTGAACACGCGGCTGATCGGCTTTTCGCTGTTGACGCTGGCGAAGGTGGACACCGCCGCCCTGGGGCTGAGGTCGAGCTGGTAGAGTTCCCGCAATTCCTCGCGATGTTGGCAGATCCACAGATAGAGATCGGACTCGGTGCGGCGGGGGAACTCCTTCAGCACGCCGCTGGCGCGGATTTCGGAGGTCAGGGGCAGATAGACGTTTTCGTACCAGCTGCGGACGGCCTCTTCGTCGCTGATGTCGCGCTGCTGGTCCAGGCCCATGAAATAGCGATGCACCTGGATCTGCTCGTCGAACAGGCGATAGCGGCCCGGCTCGGTGATGCGGATGTCGGCGTCAGGATAGTGGTCGGTGAGATGCGTGCGTTCGAGGAAGAGGCGATGCCCGGCCTCGATCAGCCAGGCGCTCAGCTCGGCCGCGCTTTCGGCCTCGACCGGAAACGGCGCCTCCACCCTGGTCACAAAAGCCTCGATGGTCTGGTCGCCGCGCGCTCGCGCCACCGAGACGCGGTGATTGCCGTCGCGCACGAAATACAGTTCGCCCACCTGATAGAGATCGATAGGCGGCAGCCCGGCGATCCCACTCATGGCCGCGCCCACACGCTGCCAGCGTTGGAGCAGGGCTTCGTTGCGGGGCAAGAAAGCCTGGGTGAAGTCGCGGTAGCGGCCGACGCTGCCGACGATCTTTACCAGCGGGACGTCCTGCGCACCCGCCAAGGTCACACCCTCGCGGCCTTGCAGGATGGTGCGGACTTCTTCGTAGCTGAGGAGGTCGGCGGTGCGGCCGGAGAGCCGGGCCAGCCAGTCTTGGAGTAGCGCCTGGAAGTGGGCACGGCGGAAGTCATCGCCGGCGCGGGCCAGGTCGAGAGGGTCAAGTTGGTCGTTCATAGTGTCTTGGGCGGGCTTGCGGCCGGATTCCCGCGCCCGCACCGCCCACCTTACTCCGTCCCTGCTGCCAGGACGGTGATACTCTCTCCAATTCGTGGCTACTTTGTGTATTTTTTACAATAAGTGGCAGGGAGGGCGCTTGATTCTTCCGAAGTCGCCGGGCAGGGCCTGAACCCAAGTCACCTGCTCAGGTCAGGAATTCCAGGTAGTTCTCCCGGTTGACGACGCGCACCTCGCCCTCGGGGTAGGTCTGGGTGAAGAGAGCCGGCGGCTGCCAGCGTCTGTCGCTCCACTTGCATTCGAAGCCGTAGAGACGCCCGCCTTCCTCCTCCACATAGTCAAGCTCATAACGGTCGTAGGTGCGCCAAAAGTAGATGTTGGCATTCCGGCGCCGGTTGTGGTTGAACTTCAGCCGTTCGCTGATGAAGAAGTTCTCCCATAACGCGCCTACGTCTTGCCGAAGTTCGAGCGGATTGAAGTTGTTGATCAAGGCGTTGCGCACCCCCAGGTCGTAGAAATAAATTTTGCGCAGTTTGCCTAATTCTTTGCGCAGGTTGCGGCTGAGCGGCGGCAAGTGGAAGATGACGAAGGCCTTTTCCAGTAAATCAACATAACGCGCCACCGTGGTTTTGTCCAGTCCAACCAGCCCGCCCACCTCGCCATACGAGACTTCGCTGCCGATTTGCAGCGCCAGCGCCTGCAACAAGCGTCGCAGTGTGTTCGGGTTCTTGACCGTCTGATGCTCCAGTGCATCGCGATAGAGGTAGCTGCTGGCGATCTCCTGGATGGCGCCTGCCGGATCGTCGGCGGTGATCACGCCCGGATAGACGCCAAAGCGCAGGCGTTGCTCCAGTAGACGCCGTGACTCCAGGGGGTCTTCCCGGCTCAGCAATTCGGCCGTCGAGAGAGGAGACAAGTGGAACTCGATCTTGCGCCCGGTGAGTGGTTCGACAATCTCGTTGGCGAGGGTAAACGAGGATGAACCAGAAGCGATGATTTGAATTTCGGGAAAGGTGTCGACCAGGAGCTTGAGGGTCAGGCCGATGTTGCGCACCCGTTGGGCCTCGTCGATCACCACCAGCTGCCTGGCGCCGATCAGCGCCTTCAACTCCGTTGATGTCTTGTCGGTCAGGGCAGCCCGAATATCCGGTTCGTCACAGTTGAGATAGAGCGAGTCCAGCGGTTGGTTGGCCAAGATCGCCCGACACAGAGTCGTCTTGCCCACCTGCCGCGCCCCATAAATCACGATCACTTTGCCTTTGAATAAGGCTGCTTCGATGGGGGCCTGCATGGCACGAGGATAGTAATTCACCTGATTTGTCCTGAATTGAGTGAGCCGACTCGCCCAATTTAGGATAAATCGAGTGAATTGTCAAGTTCGCAAGGGGTGCAGCTCCGTCCTCACGCCTGCGCCACCGCCCCGCTGCGCCGCTCATCGCCCGCGGCCTCGAACCCGCCTGCCCCGTCCTGGCCGACGGCGTGGACGCCGCCGAAGAACATATGGCGGCCGGGCCAGCGCGCCAGATCGTAGCCCCACCGCCGCAGCCAGCCCACCGCCGCCCCGCTGTGCCCGCCCTCCACTTGCAGCACGCCGTCCTCGAAGTGGATGCGGGGGGCGGCGACGGCGGCCGCCAGCGGCAGATGGTCGTCGAGCACGCTGAGCAGCACTTGCAGGATGGCCGTGCGCAAACGGTTGGAGCCGCCCGACCCCAGGGCCAGAACCGGCCGGCCCTGGTGCAGGACGAGGGTGGGGGCCATCATCGAGCCGATGCGCTCGCCCGGCCGGCCCTGGTGGAAGCCGTGCGGGTGCAGATCGGCCTCGCCCAACATGTTGTTGAGGCCCAGCCCGCTGCCGGGGACGAGGAAACCTGCCCCTTCACCGGCCGTGGTCGTCAGCGAGACGACGACGCCATCGCCATCGAGGACGCTGATGTGGCTGGTGTGGCCAGGGCCGGGCGGGGTGAGCGGCTCGGCGGGCGCAGCGGGGTGGGCCAGGTCGGCGCGGTGGGAGGCAATGTGGTCGGGCGCCAGCAGAAGGCTGGCATCGCCGCTGGCTTCCAGGGCGGGCCGGGCCAGGTTGGTCTGGCGCATGACTTCGGCCAGCAGCCGCAGCCGCCGCGGGCGACCAACCGGCCCCAGGTCGAAGCCCTCCAGCAGGGCCAGGGCGAAGGCGATGAGGGCGCCCCCGCGCGAGGGCGGCGGGTTGGTGTAGATGTCGAAATCGCGGTAGCGCCAGTGCAGCGGCTGGCGGACGATGACCCGGTATTCGGCCAGGTCGCAGTCGGTCAGCAGGCCGCCGTGCTGCCGTTGATCGGCGAGGATGGCCTGGGCGATGGCCCCGCCATAGAAGAGATCGGGGCCGGTGCGGGCCAATGCCGCCAGGGTTTCGGCCAGTTCGGGGTGGCGAAAGGCATGGGAGGGCGAGAGAAAGGCGTCGGGCGCGCCAAACAGCCGGGCCAGGTCGGGTGTGTGCTGGAGGATGGGGGCGAGGATGCGCCCAACCTGGACGTTGAATTCGCCCAGAGGGACGCCGACGCGGGCCAGGTCGATGGCCGGTTGCAGGACGTCGGCCAGGGACAGGCGGCCGGCGTCAGCGTGCAGGCGGCAGAGACCAGCGACGATGCCCGGCGTAGCCACGCTCCCGCGGCCGATGTGGAATTCCTGGCGGGCGACGCCGAAATCGGCGGTGACGGCAAAGAAGTCGAGCGGGGCCGCCCGGCTGCCTTCCCCAGCACCCAGGCCGGGGAAGGCGCAGAAGAAATCGTACAGGTGGGGCGCCTGGCCAGGGTGATGGAGCAGGGCGTAGCCGCCGCCGCCCAGCGAGACGATGGACGGTTCGGCCACAAAGCTGGCGAAGGTCGCGGCCACCGCCGCATCGACGGCGTTGCCCCCCGCCCGCAACATGGCGGCCCCGGCGGCGGCGGTGTGTTCCCGCCCGGCGGCGAGGATGCCGTGGGTCAGGCGCGGCCGGCGGCCAGTTTCTGGTAATCGTACCACAGGCTCTGGAAGCGGTTGGCGGGGTCGGAGCGGTAGTCGTCGGGGTCGATGGCCAGGATGGGGTAGTCGGCGCCGGCGGCTCGCAAACCGTCCAGCAGTTTCTTTTCGCTGCCGTCGGCC from Caldilineales bacterium includes these protein-coding regions:
- the pyk gene encoding pyruvate kinase, translating into MRFTKIVCTLGPASADPDVLARLIGAGMDVARINFSHGDHAAHAEAIARVRALAAEMGRPVAILGDLQGPKLRVGELPAAGMALAAGQRVRLGAGGEDAIPCHYPDLPRLVQPGDRILLDDGLLALAVEATDGEGIAARVITGGVLFSHKGINLPRADARIPAITAKDEADLAFALEQGLDWVALSFVRTADEVLRLQAMIRAGARSAPLPGVVAKIEKPEAVANIESIIAAADGIMVARGDLGIEMATEEVPLIQKEIIRLCNRAGKPVITATQMLDSMIRNPRPTRAEASDVANAVLDGTDAVMLSGETAMGRYPVAAVETMDHIVRKAEARLDRRGNTDLPARFDAVVQAMAEAAAELAINLNAAALIVPTIFGYTARQVSHFRPGLPVVAVTPDAGVQRQLNLFWGVHPLLGARRTSTDDVIATAIAAARAQGLVNEGDLVVITAGAAAGSTPGATNLITVRRVEPVPTP
- a CDS encoding ATP-binding protein; the encoded protein is MQAPIEAALFKGKVIVIYGARQVGKTTLCRAILANQPLDSLYLNCDEPDIRAALTDKTSTELKALIGARQLVVIDEAQRVRNIGLTLKLLVDTFPEIQIIASGSSSFTLANEIVEPLTGRKIEFHLSPLSTAELLSREDPLESRRLLEQRLRFGVYPGVITADDPAGAIQEIASSYLYRDALEHQTVKNPNTLRRLLQALALQIGSEVSYGEVGGLVGLDKTTVARYVDLLEKAFVIFHLPPLSRNLRKELGKLRKIYFYDLGVRNALINNFNPLELRQDVGALWENFFISERLKFNHNRRRNANIYFWRTYDRYELDYVEEEGGRLYGFECKWSDRRWQPPALFTQTYPEGEVRVVNRENYLEFLT
- a CDS encoding gamma-glutamyltransferase, which translates into the protein MVRLPETGRRPRLTHGILAAGREHTAAAGAAMLRAGGNAVDAAVAATFASFVAEPSIVSLGGGGYALLHHPGQAPHLYDFFCAFPGLGAGEGSRAAPLDFFAVTADFGVARQEFHIGRGSVATPGIVAGLCRLHADAGRLSLADVLQPAIDLARVGVPLGEFNVQVGRILAPILQHTPDLARLFGAPDAFLSPSHAFRHPELAETLAALARTGPDLFYGGAIAQAILADQRQHGGLLTDCDLAEYRVIVRQPLHWRYRDFDIYTNPPPSRGGALIAFALALLEGFDLGPVGRPRRLRLLAEVMRQTNLARPALEASGDASLLLAPDHIASHRADLAHPAAPAEPLTPPGPGHTSHISVLDGDGVVVSLTTTAGEGAGFLVPGSGLGLNNMLGEADLHPHGFHQGRPGERIGSMMAPTLVLHQGRPVLALGSGGSNRLRTAILQVLLSVLDDHLPLAAAVAAPRIHFEDGVLQVEGGHSGAAVGWLRRWGYDLARWPGRHMFFGGVHAVGQDGAGGFEAAGDERRSGAVAQA